From the genome of Zalophus californianus isolate mZalCal1 chromosome 6, mZalCal1.pri.v2, whole genome shotgun sequence, one region includes:
- the GPR135 gene encoding G-protein coupled receptor 135: protein MEEQPPPPIRPPARMALLGSPHPGAPSAAAAPGGTSSAATAAAVLSFGTVATAAAAALGNQSDGSGGGSTGASAGGGLGGPRAAGAAGAAGRPPQDPEAAPLLSHGAAVAAQALVLLLIFLLSSLGNCAVMGVIVKHRQLRTVTNAFILSLSLSDLLTALLCLPAAFLDLFTPPGGSAPAAAAAAAASASPATGPWRGFCAASRFFSSCFGIVSTLSVALISLDRYCAIVRPPREKIGRRRALQLLAGAWLAALGFSLPWELLRAPREPPAAQSFHGCLYRTSPDPAQLGAAYSVGLVVACYLLPFLLMCFCHYHICKTVRLCDVRVRPLTTYARVLRFFSEVRTATTVLIMIVFVIGCWGPYCFLVLLAAARQAQATQAPSLLNVVAVWLTWANGAINPVIYAIRNPNISMLLGRNREEGYRTRNVDAFLPSQGPRLQARSRNRLRNRYANRLGACSRMSSSNPANGMGGDVAMWARKNPVVLFCREGPPGPVTAAVKQPKSQAGDTSL from the coding sequence ATGGAggagcagccgccgccgccgatCCGCCCGCCAGCGAGAATGGCCTTGTTGGGCAGCCCACACCCCGGAGCCCCCTCCGCGGCCGCCGCACCTGGCGGGACTTCCTCCGCCGCGACAGCGGCGGCCGTGCTCTCCTTCGGCACCGTGGCGACCGCGGCGGCCGCGGCGCTGGGGAACCAGAGCGACGGGAGCGGGGGCGGCAGCACTGGCGCCTCGGCTGGCGGCGGCCTGGGTGGGCcccgggcggcgggggcggcgggggcggcggggaggccGCCGCAGGACCCCGAGGCGGCGCCGCTGCTGTCGCACGGGGCGGCGGTGGCGGCCCAGGCGCTCGTGCTCCTGCTCATCTTCCTGCTGTCTAGCTTGGGCAACTGCGCGGTGATGGGGGTGATCGTGAAGCACCGGCAGCTCCGCACCGTCACCAACGCCTTCatcctgtccctgtccctgtcgGATCTGCTCACGGCGCTGCTCTGCCTGCCCGCCGCCTTCCTGGACCTCTTCACGCCGCCGGGGGGCTcggcccccgccgccgccgccgccgccgccgcctccgcctcccCGGCCACGGGGCCCTGGCGCGGCTTCTGCGCCGCCAGCCGCTTCTTCAGCTCGTGCTTCGGCATCGTGTCCACGCTCAGCGTGGCCCTCATCTCGCTGGACCGCTACTGCGCCATCGTGCGGCCGCCGCGGGAGAAGATCGGTCGCCGCCGGGCCCTGCAGCTGCTGGCCGGCGCCTGGCTGGCGGCCCTGGGCTTCTCCTTGCCCTGGGAGCTGCTCCGCGCGCCCCGCGAGCCCCCGGCGGCACAGAGCTTCCACGGCTGCCTGTACCGGACGTCCCCGGACCCCGCGCAGCTGGGCGCGGCCTACAGCGTGGGGCTGGTGGTGGCCTGCTACctgctgcccttcctgctcatgtGCTTCTGCCACTACCACATCTGCAAGACGGTGCGCCTGTGCGACGTGCGCGTGCGACCCCTGACCACGTACGCGCGCGTGCTGCGCTTCTTCAGCGAGGTGCGCACGGCCACCACCGTGCTGATCATGATCGTCTTCGTCATCGGCTGCTGGGGGCCCTACTGCTTCCTGGTGCTGCTGGCCGCGGCCCGGCAGGCCCAGGCCACGCAAGCCCCCTCGCTCCTCAACGTGGTGGCTGTGTGGTTGACCTGGGCCAACGGGGCCATCAACCCTGTCATCTATGCCATTCGCAACCCCAACATTTCGATGCTCCTGGGACGCAACCGGGAAGAGGGCTACCGGACTAGGAATGTGGACGCCTTCCTGCCCAGCCAGGGCCCACGGCTGCAGGCCAGAAGCCGCAATCGCCTTCGAAACCGCTATGCCAACCGGCTGGGAGCCTGCAGCAGGATGTCTTCTTCCAACCCGGCCAACGGGATGGGAGGGGATGTGGCTATGTGGGCCCGAAAAAATCCAGTTGTGCTTTTCTGCAGGGAGGGACCCCCAGGGCCTGTGACAGCAGCGGTCAAACAACCTAAATCCCAAGCGGGGGATACCAGCCTCTAA